A single region of the Paramicrobacterium fandaimingii genome encodes:
- a CDS encoding NAD(P)/FAD-dependent oxidoreductase has protein sequence MPKILVVGGGYAGFYTAWKLEKHLRAGEAEVTVVDPRPYMTYQPFLPEIAAGSIEPRHAVVSLRRHLKRTEVITAKVTYINHAEKKATITPDVGDAYDFEYDQVVVTGGAVSRTFPIPGLADEGIGLKTVEEAVAIRDKVLDNFAKAAHLPAGPERDRLLTFVVVGGGFAGIEIFAELRSFASALLTFYPQIEFDDISFHLVEAMGRIMPEVSLKTSYWVLKDLAKRGALVHLDTQFSSCIDGNIELSTGEKFESDLIVWTAGVMATPQIVRHTDLPIEERGRVMTRADLRVGTDEEPIEGAWAAGDVSRVPDLTGGGVGGYCVPNAQHAVRQGKLLATNLIAVLRGEQPKDYIHKNLGAVAGLGIGTGVFQSGKLAIKGFPAWVMHRGYHGLAMPTWERKFRVFWGWWNNFFLGRDIVSLSAVQQPRAAFEEFAARPKPPAPAEEKPADTSAPEKAETKKADKPATKDAKKAPAKKATAKKPAASKAREKDSADTVA, from the coding sequence GTGCCCAAGATTCTCGTCGTCGGCGGAGGTTACGCCGGCTTTTACACCGCATGGAAGCTCGAAAAGCACCTGCGTGCAGGAGAGGCAGAGGTCACCGTCGTTGACCCCCGTCCCTACATGACGTACCAGCCCTTCCTTCCAGAGATAGCGGCAGGCTCCATCGAGCCCCGTCACGCTGTCGTCTCGCTTCGCCGTCACCTCAAGCGAACCGAGGTCATCACAGCGAAGGTGACGTACATCAACCACGCAGAGAAGAAGGCGACGATCACCCCTGACGTGGGCGACGCGTACGACTTCGAGTACGACCAAGTTGTCGTCACGGGCGGCGCGGTATCGCGCACATTCCCGATTCCGGGATTGGCAGACGAGGGCATCGGGCTCAAGACCGTTGAAGAAGCCGTCGCCATTCGTGACAAGGTTCTCGACAATTTTGCCAAGGCTGCCCACCTTCCGGCTGGCCCGGAGCGCGACCGCCTTCTGACGTTCGTCGTCGTCGGCGGAGGCTTTGCCGGCATCGAGATCTTCGCCGAGCTGCGTTCGTTCGCCAGCGCCCTTCTCACGTTCTACCCGCAGATCGAGTTCGACGACATCAGCTTCCACCTCGTCGAGGCCATGGGGCGCATCATGCCCGAGGTCTCGCTCAAGACGAGCTACTGGGTGCTCAAAGATCTCGCAAAGCGCGGTGCTCTTGTGCACCTCGACACGCAGTTCTCTTCGTGCATCGACGGCAACATCGAGCTCTCCACTGGCGAGAAGTTCGAGTCTGACCTCATCGTGTGGACCGCTGGTGTCATGGCGACCCCGCAGATCGTTCGGCACACCGACCTCCCGATCGAAGAGCGCGGACGTGTCATGACACGCGCCGATCTTCGCGTCGGAACCGATGAGGAGCCCATCGAGGGCGCCTGGGCTGCCGGAGACGTCTCGCGCGTTCCTGACCTCACGGGCGGAGGCGTCGGTGGCTACTGCGTTCCGAACGCACAGCACGCAGTGCGTCAGGGCAAGCTCCTTGCGACGAACCTCATTGCCGTGTTGCGCGGTGAGCAGCCGAAGGACTACATCCACAAGAACCTTGGCGCTGTTGCTGGCCTCGGGATTGGAACCGGTGTATTTCAGTCGGGCAAGCTCGCGATCAAGGGCTTCCCCGCGTGGGTGATGCACCGCGGCTACCACGGTCTCGCCATGCCGACATGGGAGCGCAAGTTCCGCGTCTTCTGGGGCTGGTGGAACAACTTCTTCCTCGGTCGCGACATCGTTTCGCTGTCGGCCGTTCAGCAGCCGCGCGCTGCCTTTGAGGAATTCGCAGCTCGGCCGAAGCCGCCGGCTCCGGCCGAAGAGAAGCCTGCAGATACCTCGGCGCCAGAAAAGGCTGAGACGAAGAAGGCAGACAAGCCTGCGACGAAGGATGCCAAGAAGGCTCCAGCAAAGAAGGCGACGGCGAAGAAGCCCGCTGCGTCGAAAGCGCGTGAGAAGGATTCTGCCGACACTGTCGCGTAA
- a CDS encoding nucleotidyltransferase domain-containing protein: MNELSDEEFTRLYGAWAEHTPRDAAEAFAAYDGTWWVAGGWAIEAFTGVSRPHDDIDVSVLANELPLLRRFLDGRLDAWIPTSGVLAPLLPGDRPDSAAGDVLPEGCTQLWTRADAASVWEFDILLSPGDERTWVYKRDPSVSMPLGDALWQLDGIPYLRPEIQLLYKAKGDRAKDRADLENVLPRLDRERRAWLADALTREDTRHPWLDVLATT, from the coding sequence ATGAACGAACTCAGCGACGAAGAATTCACGAGGCTGTACGGCGCGTGGGCTGAGCACACACCGAGAGACGCCGCCGAGGCGTTTGCCGCGTATGACGGCACCTGGTGGGTGGCCGGAGGCTGGGCGATCGAGGCATTCACCGGCGTCTCGCGCCCGCACGATGACATCGATGTCTCGGTTCTGGCGAACGAGCTGCCCCTGCTCAGACGGTTTCTTGACGGCCGTCTCGACGCGTGGATCCCGACATCTGGCGTGCTCGCCCCGCTCCTGCCCGGTGATCGACCCGACTCCGCAGCCGGCGATGTGCTGCCCGAGGGGTGCACCCAGTTGTGGACCCGCGCTGACGCGGCATCCGTCTGGGAATTCGACATTCTGCTCTCTCCCGGAGACGAACGCACCTGGGTGTACAAGCGGGATCCGAGCGTGAGCATGCCGCTGGGCGATGCGCTGTGGCAGCTCGATGGGATTCCGTATCTGCGCCCAGAGATCCAGTTGCTTTACAAGGCGAAGGGCGACAGGGCCAAGGACCGCGCAGACCTCGAGAACGTGCTTCCGCGACTGGACAGGGAGCGGCGAGCCTGGCTGGCTGACGCTCTCACGCGCGAGGACACTCGGCATCCGTGGTTGGACGTACTCGCCACAACCTGA
- a CDS encoding helix-turn-helix transcriptional regulator: MDKHELAAFLRNRRDRLQPEDVGLTSGPRRRTAGLRREEVAVLAHISTEYYVRLEQGRAPRPSAEVLAGIVGALRLTDAEADHVHLLAGTPLNHTGWHRRDVRPSVLALLERLPQTAGFVMSAAFEVLAWNDLAVALMEDFAARDPEARNLARRAFLTDSPEEGPLYGISDVTEFRQNVVRELRSAVARYPSDPAMTNLIDDLRDGSAEFARLWERNDVQPARMLTKTFRHPIVREITLNCDELHIDDGDQHLVLYSAAKGSPAAESLAFLDALGTESLNSRRR, from the coding sequence ATGGACAAGCATGAGTTGGCCGCATTTCTCCGCAACAGACGCGACCGATTGCAGCCGGAAGATGTCGGGTTGACCTCGGGGCCTCGGCGCCGCACAGCGGGATTGCGTCGCGAAGAGGTCGCGGTCCTTGCTCATATCTCCACTGAATATTACGTACGTCTGGAGCAGGGTCGCGCTCCGCGTCCATCAGCCGAGGTTCTTGCCGGGATCGTGGGCGCCCTCCGGCTCACCGATGCCGAAGCCGATCACGTGCATCTGCTCGCCGGGACACCGCTCAACCACACCGGGTGGCACCGCCGCGATGTGCGCCCCAGCGTCCTGGCGCTGCTGGAGAGGTTGCCGCAGACCGCCGGCTTCGTTATGTCCGCCGCGTTCGAAGTGCTCGCCTGGAACGACCTGGCTGTTGCACTCATGGAAGACTTCGCCGCGCGCGACCCGGAAGCCCGCAATCTCGCCCGTCGGGCTTTCCTCACCGACTCGCCAGAGGAGGGGCCACTGTACGGGATCTCCGACGTCACCGAGTTCCGGCAGAACGTCGTCAGGGAATTGCGCTCCGCTGTCGCCCGCTATCCCTCCGATCCCGCTATGACCAACCTTATAGACGACTTACGTGACGGCAGCGCCGAATTCGCCCGGTTGTGGGAACGCAACGACGTGCAACCGGCCCGAATGCTTACCAAGACCTTCCGACATCCAATCGTCCGGGAGATCACGCTGAACTGCGACGAACTTCATATCGATGACGGCGATCAACATCTGGTGTTGTACAGTGCTGCCAAAGGGTCACCTGCCGCAGAGTCGCTCGCGTTCCTCGACGCCCTCGGTACCGAAAGCCTCAACTCGAGACGCCGCTGA
- a CDS encoding SDR family NAD(P)-dependent oxidoreductase, producing MTTTNGNHTGVGLLTDKIIFVTGASRGIGAAAARLFAAERAKVVLAARDTDALARIVADIRAFGGTADAVTVDLAESDSIIAAVNHVQQLHGRLDGAFNNGAMVQEPGPLDTTTVDDIQAQFRVNFLAHWTAMNAEVALMRHSGGGSIVNTSSIGSWRANPALPAYGAMKRALNSITETAAVTWAPEGIRINGIAPGGTATDMMLEWDKATPGVIDANNAATPMGRMAEPREIAEAAAWLLSDRASIVTGAILPVDGGAGAS from the coding sequence ATGACAACCACTAATGGCAACCACACAGGGGTCGGCCTGCTGACCGACAAAATCATCTTCGTCACCGGCGCAAGCCGTGGAATCGGGGCGGCCGCGGCCCGACTCTTTGCTGCTGAGCGTGCCAAGGTCGTGCTCGCAGCGCGCGACACCGACGCTCTGGCTCGAATTGTCGCTGACATCCGTGCTTTCGGTGGCACCGCTGATGCAGTGACGGTGGACCTCGCTGAGTCCGACAGCATCATTGCTGCCGTGAACCACGTGCAGCAGCTGCACGGTCGTCTGGACGGCGCCTTCAATAACGGTGCCATGGTCCAGGAGCCGGGGCCGCTGGATACCACCACCGTTGATGACATCCAGGCTCAATTCAGGGTGAACTTTCTGGCCCACTGGACAGCGATGAACGCCGAAGTTGCACTCATGCGCCACAGTGGCGGCGGGTCGATCGTGAATACGTCGAGCATTGGCTCATGGCGTGCCAACCCGGCTCTCCCTGCCTACGGGGCCATGAAGCGAGCGTTGAACAGCATTACTGAGACCGCCGCAGTTACCTGGGCACCGGAGGGCATCCGCATCAACGGCATCGCCCCAGGCGGTACGGCAACCGACATGATGCTCGAGTGGGACAAAGCTACCCCGGGCGTGATCGACGCGAACAACGCTGCTACTCCGATGGGGCGTATGGCTGAACCCCGCGAGATTGCTGAAGCTGCCGCGTGGTTGCTCAGCGACCGCGCCTCCATTGTCACCGGTGCGATTCTCCCCGTCGACGGTGGTGCCGGTGCGAGTTGA
- a CDS encoding bifunctional hydroxymethylpyrimidine kinase/phosphomethylpyrimidine kinase, translating into MTRTPETPASTSVPPRAAATHASAGGTGLAAQIPRVLSIAGTDPTGGAGIQADLKSIAANGGYGMAVVTALVAQNTRGVRSVHTPPADFLAEQLDAVSDDVVIDAVKIGMLANAEYIDVVDRWLERTRVPAVVVDPVMVATSGDRLIDSSAEEALGRMLRHADLVTPNVPELAVLAKEAPVRAWPEVIAQARRVAERYDVLVLAKGGHSAGDVVRDALVSASGVVAEFTSARIHTANTHGTGCSLSSSIATLHAQTGEWASALERAKHWLADSIRLGSRLNVGTGNGPVDHFASLRRRAATPPAPAEIAEQWWTGIADVRTDIDDLAFITGLVDGSLEMDAFRHYLVQDTLYLRDYSRMLATASALAPTTSEQEFWASGAQGALAGESAVHAHFLGDLSIVDAASKAPATVGYTDHLAATAARDSYAVLIAALLPCYWIYIDVGTRMLPSAVADTPYMPWLSTYEDPTFSDASTRAIEIVTRCAAETDAATRERMWRAFRLSAEHELRFFAEPLEVTASLSR; encoded by the coding sequence ATGACGCGTACGCCAGAAACACCTGCCTCCACGTCCGTTCCGCCGCGCGCAGCGGCCACACACGCCTCCGCGGGTGGCACTGGGCTTGCAGCGCAGATTCCGCGGGTACTCAGTATCGCGGGCACTGACCCGACAGGCGGCGCGGGCATTCAGGCCGATCTGAAGTCCATTGCAGCAAACGGCGGATACGGCATGGCCGTCGTCACCGCACTCGTCGCGCAGAACACTCGAGGGGTGCGATCGGTGCACACTCCCCCGGCCGACTTTCTCGCCGAACAGCTCGACGCGGTGAGCGACGATGTGGTCATTGACGCCGTGAAGATCGGCATGCTTGCAAACGCCGAATACATCGACGTTGTCGACCGCTGGCTCGAGCGCACGCGGGTGCCGGCTGTTGTCGTCGATCCGGTCATGGTGGCAACGAGCGGTGACAGGCTTATCGATTCGTCGGCCGAAGAAGCGCTCGGCCGGATGCTGCGTCACGCCGACCTCGTGACGCCCAACGTTCCGGAGCTTGCCGTTCTCGCCAAAGAGGCTCCCGTTCGCGCCTGGCCCGAAGTCATTGCGCAGGCCCGCCGCGTCGCCGAGCGCTACGACGTTCTCGTGCTCGCCAAGGGCGGTCATTCCGCAGGCGACGTCGTGCGCGACGCACTCGTCTCTGCGTCGGGGGTCGTCGCGGAGTTCACATCGGCCCGCATCCATACGGCAAACACCCACGGAACCGGATGCTCGCTCTCGTCGTCGATCGCCACGCTGCACGCGCAGACGGGCGAGTGGGCGAGCGCCCTCGAGCGGGCGAAGCACTGGCTCGCTGACAGCATCCGCCTCGGCTCCCGCCTGAACGTGGGCACAGGCAACGGTCCCGTCGATCACTTCGCCTCGCTGCGGCGGCGCGCCGCAACGCCGCCGGCGCCAGCCGAGATCGCCGAGCAATGGTGGACCGGCATCGCCGACGTGCGCACCGACATCGACGATCTGGCGTTCATCACCGGGCTCGTCGACGGCAGTCTCGAAATGGACGCCTTCCGCCATTATCTGGTGCAAGACACTCTGTATCTGCGTGACTACTCCCGCATGCTCGCAACGGCAAGCGCGCTCGCACCGACCACGAGCGAGCAGGAGTTCTGGGCGTCGGGAGCACAGGGCGCACTTGCGGGCGAATCGGCGGTTCACGCGCACTTCCTCGGCGACCTGTCGATTGTGGATGCCGCATCAAAGGCTCCCGCGACGGTCGGCTACACAGATCATCTCGCCGCCACGGCCGCCCGCGATTCCTACGCCGTGCTCATCGCCGCACTGCTTCCCTGCTACTGGATTTACATTGATGTGGGAACCCGGATGCTGCCGAGCGCCGTTGCCGATACGCCGTACATGCCGTGGCTGAGCACCTACGAGGATCCGACGTTTTCTGACGCGAGCACGCGGGCAATCGAGATCGTCACGCGCTGCGCCGCAGAAACGGATGCCGCAACCCGCGAGCGGATGTGGCGGGCGTTCCGGCTCTCGGCCGAGCACGAACTGCGGTTCTTCGCCGAGCCTCTTGAGGTGACCGCCTCGCTATCTCGGTAA